The sequence GCGGGCTGCTGGAACAAGAAGGAGGTAAACACCAGGTAGCCAGCTAACAGTCTAGAGTATGTTGCAAGGGATCAGCGCTGAAAGTGGCAAACAACATAGATTAGGAAGTAGATAAAAATTGTCAGCTCATGATGTGTTGAATGACTTGAAATAATATGTGAAAACAACTTGCAACAAGGTCatctcaacaaaaacaggcTTGGTTTATTAATCCTACTGTATTGCAGTAAGTGAATTATGTactaccagggctcgaaatactgggtgcaggtgcacccaaaattggagctgtgcacccaattattttctgtgggtgcacagggtgcacccaaatattttcttggatttatgtatgtaaagatatcaaagtgtactagtatacatcatattcttgacatctaagggttagaaagataataaaaatgtctgtcatggtacttgttttagaatttgatagcatgtaactatgttttgCTATTaactttttctgacattctacttaaatttaagtggtgcacccaaaacatttttggtgcacccattttttaagctgggtgcactagtgcacctaatcccaaaaatgaattttgagccctgactacTAAGTAGAGCCCTGTTTCCTTACAACATTTTttgttcaaataaagaaatgccAAGCCCTTGTTGATGAAAGAcatagatacattttttttttttggaacctttatttaaccttgatacatcatttggcctgagccgtttttcaagatttccagGGTAATATGGAATGTCTTTCCTGCTATAGCCTACATctcttattttttaaaaagatttacgTCAGTTAGGGTGTATAGATAGCAGCAGAATTTAAatgctggtctcaatcatgccTAAAGCCAGGTAGCCAGCTAACAGTCTAGAGTATGTTGCAAGAGATCAGCGCTGAAAGTGGCACACAACCCGAAAGTGGCACACAATATAGATTAGGAAGTAGATAAAATTGTTGTCAGCTCATAATGTGTTGCATGACTTGAAATAATCTGTGAAAACAACTTGCAACAAGGTCatctcaacaaaaacaggcTTGGTTTATGAGTCCTACACTACAGTATTGCAGAAATTGAAGTATGTAAGTAGAGCCCTGTTTCCTTACAACATTTTttgttcaaataaagaaatgccAAGCCCTTGTTGATGAAAGAcatagatacatgaaatatggaATGTCTTTCCTGCTATAGCCTACATCTCTTATTTTTGAAAAAGATTTAAGTCAGTTTGGGTGTATAGATAGCAAAATTTAAATGCTGGTCTCGATCATGCCTAAAGCTTTTCtctgttgatgtttgttttaaaacCTATTGTTCTGCAGCTGTGTTGACAAGAGAAGATGTTTTCACATGGTGCATAGAGAATGGGTTTGAGTTGGTAGAACTGCAAGAATCACAAGACAAGGATGAGGAGGATGTGGAAGGTATATCAGCTGTCTACTTTTACAGTAGTTAAAGGTTAGAGGCATCTGTAGTGTTGTTGATATTCTATTTGACGTTAATGAACTGTTTAACTGATGTAAGTTAAAACCCAGTTGAACTGAAGCTAGTGTTCAGGGTAgaaattaaaatgtttttggtCAGAAAGGACAAGTACTAGGTTTTCCTTCTATAAAAGGGTAATGCTAGGGTCAGTGTTCTGTTGACATCTAGCTTGGTGCTACATTGGAGGTCCctctaacaattttttttatactatAGTTCAGTAACACATCACATGCCATTGATGCCAAGGTAGACAAAACAACACTGCTGCAAATCTTCGGGTCATACTCGGCAGTAAAGCTTAACCACTTAGCAGTACACCTTAACTAAACCTATTTTGATAAAACAACAAGTATTGTCACATTACTCACCAGATTTTTATCCTGATCCTGTGGGGGTGAAGAGGATAATATCAGCTCTCAATGCACACACCTGGCCAAACCTCGAGCTAAAAGGTAGATTTATCCATTCCTTTTTTATTACTGCATAAGTGGAAGCGATGAACCAGCCATCATCTCTGCGTAATTGTAATACTTTAACCTCTTGTTATTGCCCTAGTGTTTATGAAGTCTGTTGCACTTGTAATAGAACCATGCGGCTGTTTTTATTTCCCTCATGTCCATGATCTATGTTGTGCCTGATGATAGAGCCTTGTAGCCTTTCTGTTCTTTATGACTATCTACACACGACTAATTTTACCCCGGTAGTAGAACATCAAGCACAGAGGTATAACCTACTTGTACACAAATAAGATTTAGAAAAAGCTCTGGTCAAAATTTTTGAATATTTGTAATTGAACCATTTTCACAGGAAAAATAACCACTACTTTCCAAGGTGAAGAAGGTCAACTTCCTTACTGGTCAAAGAACAGTAACTGACTCATGAATGGTGGCAATGTTCCCTGCAGACACCAGTTCTGACAATGTGTCCAGACTGATGGCCCTCCTGCATGAACGGGAAGACCAGCAGGCGGGGAGGGGGGACGCTGAGGGGGAGGAGGAGACGGAGCGTAGGGGGGAGCCAGAGGGGGCTGAGGATGGCACACAGGTGAGCAAATTCACCTACTGGTTCAGATACGTAGGGTTGAGAGGATGCAGAGGTGCCACTCCAGCAAAATCACAAGTTAGTTCAGCAAGATTGTCTGCTGTGGAAAACTGGGTTtcacatgtctactaagtgaaaaaaattttttgaaagaatgccattggtaatgcattagacccGATAATTTTGCAGGAAACATAAGATTTGGGCCCTTTTGGGCTATCAGGCTCTGCAGCACTTATTATGAAATGTATGGTAACCACACCGCAGTcccagtacaatgtatgtaatagTTTCATGCATAAAGGCATTAATCAGACTGGCAACTAATGCAGAATTATCTcttagccaaaaaaaaaaaactggtacATTTTTGTCACAAACTGTTAGCTGTAGGACACACTTTTTTCACCAACACACCCTTGTGTCCTCAGGTCCAAGGAGCGGCCGGGGGAAGTACCAAAACCCAAAACGGCAGCAGTAGTAAGAAGTCATCACCAAAGAAGAAACCAGCATCAAGAGAAGAGAGAATAGGTACTGGTTACTGCTAGcagtgaaatatattgtgtattgaatttgttgttgaatgtcAGTTTGATTACAGATAACGTCATCACCAACAATTCATTTACCAATTGCCAGTTCTACCCTGAATCATGTCATATAttaatattttgtaataaattAGTATGGCATAAGAAAGCTTCAGACTGAATGCCTGAGGCTACATGGTATCATCTGCTAGGCTGTACTTGGTATTCAGAAACACACACCAAGTATCACTCCCTGGGACAGGAAAATGAGATTCTTGTGACAGGACTTGACAGAGAATGCCATTGATGTATGCTTGAAGGTCAAGGATTGCTGATAGTTGATCAAAGAACATCATTGTTAACAAGGCTGCAAGTTCAAAGGTAGCTGAAATGCATGATTAGTCATGCAGATTTAAGGTCGGAGCTGCTTCATGTTTTGTAACGGTGGCTACTGCTGTCCTTGCAGATGAACTTGTTGGTGAAGACATGTCAATCATCAGTGGCTTAGCCAATGAGGACCCGGGAGGAGAGTCATTCGAGACACTGTTTGATAGGATGAAGGACATGAAAGGTTGGCATTAGATTTTCTTTACCTCCCCATTGTATCCATAAATCtagtattttcttttttaaaggACCCCACATAATAGTGGTGGTGTTATGTGAACACGTACAGTGTATATGTCCATGAAGTGTTAAGTAAAATCCAAGTTAAAAGCTCAGAAAATTGAGATGCCTACGAAAATGACAACCATTTGGTTTTTATTCATCAGATAAGGCAGCCAATTTGCCAGACCAAGACAGAAAAGCATATGCTGAAAAGGTGAGTAATATTGCATAATACTTCCTCACCAGTTTTGCTTGGCATGTCATTGACCTTTCCCATGTCTTCAAGTCCTATTCTTTTGAacgaaaaaaagacagacaagTTTGCTAGATATTTTTGTTGCTGAAACAGATGATGAGAAATTACATTGTGTTCCAGGTGGCCATTTCCTTCTGGCGTGCAATGGGTGGTGATGAAGAAGAAGTTGAAGGACTTTCTGAC comes from Branchiostoma floridae strain S238N-H82 chromosome 2, Bfl_VNyyK, whole genome shotgun sequence and encodes:
- the LOC118409263 gene encoding alpha- and gamma-adaptin-binding protein p34-like gives rise to the protein MASTPLVLIASCTPNFQAEDLVKQIIGKDDLPPGVAIVEKMTGFPWTIDNKYYTANVHICIALEKTIGNAEFAEALQAVILHFDSKEAGSFESVKQWLPFLTHLDVDVKLLTCGLLEQEGAVLTREDVFTWCIENGFELVELQESQDKDEEDVEDFYPDPVGVKRIISALNAHTWPNLELKDTSSDNVSRLMALLHEREDQQAGRGDAEGEEETERRGEPEGAEDGTQVQGAAGGSTKTQNGSSSKKSSPKKKPASREERIDELVGEDMSIISGLANEDPGGESFETLFDRMKDMKDKAANLPDQDRKAYAEKVAISFWRAMGGDEEEVEGLSDSDEQ